One window of Camelina sativa cultivar DH55 chromosome 4, Cs, whole genome shotgun sequence genomic DNA carries:
- the LOC104779906 gene encoding acyltransferase-like protein At3g26840, chloroplastic — translation MVVTILRSISGLCAVSSSSNLPRGNSAAKHRMTAIKSVPTNPPPPPSGVRRRRKNKDENMVENPYFKTESARPDLRKTLSDFLEEARDFVGDGEGPPRWFSPLECGAQAQGSPLLLYLPGIDGTGLGLIRHHKELGEIFDIWCLHIPVRDRTPVKDMVKLIERTIRSEHCHFPNRPIYLVGESIGACLALDFAAKNPNIDLALILVNPATHVNNFMSRMLSVLPDGIPTLLEDAFGFKQGDLLKGMIDALSNEFSVQRMGGLGGRMLRDLFAVSANLPTLCRMFPKDTLLWKFEMLKYAITSVNSLIYSVRAETLILPSGRDQWLHNDEDIDRYASTLPKCIVRKLDDSGQFPLLEDIIDLATIIKFTCFYRRGKSHDYISDYIVPTLFEFKQQLDDHRLLMDAISPVMLSTLEDGTVVRSLEGLPSEGPVVYVGYHMLLGFELAPMVGLLMKHRNIHMRGLTHPMVFMYIRDSIVDPKTFDKYKLMGGVPVSNMNFYKLLREKAHVLLYPGGVREALHRKGEEYKLFWPEQSEFVRVASKFGAKIVPFGVVGEDDIFKIVLDSNDQRNIPILKDLMEKATKDAGNIREGDESELGNQDCYIPGLLPKIPGRFYYYFGKPIDLADKEKELKDKDKAQEVYLQAKSEVEQCIAYLKMKRESDPYRHLLPRMLYQASHGWSSEIPTFDL, via the exons ATGGTGGTTACAATACTTCGCTCAATCTCCGGTCTCTGTGCCgtctcatcttcatcaaaccTACCACGAGGGAACTCAGCCGCGAAGCATCGTATGACGGCGATTAAATCTGTACCAacaaatcctcctcctcctcctagtGGTGTTCGTCGGAGACGGAAGAATAAGGATGAAAACATGGTGGAAAATCCGTATTTTAAAACGGAGTCGGCGCGTCCCGATTTGCGAAAGACCTTGTCAGATTTTTTGGAAGAAGCAAGAGACTTCGTGGGAGATGGAGAAGGTCCACCTCGTTGGTTCTCTCCGCTGGAATGTGGCGCTCAAGCTCAAGGCTCTCCTCTTCTCCTATACTTACCTG GGATCGATGGTACTGGACTAGGTCTCATTCGCCATCACAAGGAACTTGGGGA GATTTTTGATATATGGTGCCTTCACATTCCAGTCAGGGATCGTACTCCTGTTAAAG ACATGGTGAAGCTTATCGAGAGGACAATTAGGTCGGAGCACTGTCATTTCCCAAATAGACCTATATATTTAGTTGGAGAATCAATTGGAGCATGTCTTGCGTTGGATTTTGCCGCCAAGAACCCCAACATAGATCTTGCTCTGATCTTGGTTAATCCAG ccaCACATGTCAACAACTTCATGTCAAGAATGCTGAGTGTGTTACCAGACGGAATTCCCACACTATTGGAAGACGCATTTGGTTTTAAGCAAG GCGATCTATTGAAGGGAATGATAGATGCTTTGTCAAATGAATTTTCTGTCCAGCGAATGGGCGGACTTGGTGGAAGGATGCTAAGAGATCTCTTTGCAGTGTCAGCTAATCTTCCG ACTCTTTGTAGGATGTTCCCTAAGGACACACTGCTTTGGAAGTTTGAAATGCTTAAGTATGCTATTACATCTGTGAATTCTCTCATTTACTCAGTCAGAGCTGAAACACTGATACTTCCGAG CGGACGCGATCAATGGCTGCATAATGACGAAGACATTGACAGATACGCGAGCACGTTGCCAAAATGTATTGTACGTAAGCTTGATGACAGTGGACAGTTTCCCCTTTTG GAGGACATCATTGATCTGGCTACAATCATCAAGTTTACGTGTTTTTATCGACGTGGGAAGTCTCATGATTACATTTCCGATTACATTGTGCCTACCTTATTTGAGTTTAAACAACAATTAGACGATCACCG ATTGCTAATGGATGCTATTTCACCTGTAATGCTATCAACTCTAGAAGATGGTACTGTTGTAAGGAGCCTCGAAGGATTACCTTCAGAGGGACCGGTTGTGTACGTTGGCTATCACATGTTATTGGGATTTGAGTTGGCTCCAATGGTAGGTCTACTCATGAAACATAGGAACATTCACATGCGGGGTTTAACACATCCTATGGTATTTATGTATATCCGAGACTCAATAGTCGACCCGAAGACGTTTGACAAATATAAGTTAATGGGTGGAGTACCCGTCTCCAATATGAATTTCTACAAACTACTGCGTGAAAAGGCTCATGTGCTTTTGTATCCTGGAGGTGTCCGTGAAGCTTTGCATAGAAAG GGTGAAGAATACAAGCTGTTTTGGCCAGAACAATCAGAGTTTGTGAGAGTTGCATCTAAATTTGGAGCGAAGATCGTTCCTTTCGGTGTTGTTGGAGAAGACGACATCTTCAAA ATTGTATTGGATTCCAATGATCAAAGGAACATCCCAATCTTGAAGGATTTAATGGAAAAAGCAACAAAGGACGCTGGCAACATAAG GGAAGGCGACGAAAGTGAATTGGGAAACCAAGATTGTTATATTCCAGGACTTCTACCTAAGATTCCAGGGCGGTTCTACTATTACTTTGGAAAACCAATAGACTTAGCAG ATAAGGAGAAAGAGCTGAAAGACAAAGATAAGGCACAAGAGGTTTACCTGCAAGCAAAGTCTGAGGTCGAACAATGCATTGcctatttaaaaatgaaaagagagagtGATCCTTACAGACACTTGTTGCCAAGGATGTTGTATCAAGCCTCACATGGTTGGTCTAGTGAAATACCAACGTTTGATCTCTAA